A stretch of DNA from Tubulanus polymorphus chromosome 6, tnTubPoly1.2, whole genome shotgun sequence:
TATATACACTACCATACAGTAAACAGTCCTATATATtgtgaaataaatcattattattatcaatatcattatcaataataatcaataacctTTGGTTTCTAAACCCCTTTGCCATGAACACATTATAATGCATTATGTTATCATCACAGGAGAAAATTACATATTTTGCACTGTATCTCCTATGCGTGGGCACAATATGAATTGTTCCATTACATAAATACGTACAATGAACCCTTTGGTCAAGCATGTTTTTCTGTAAACGCAGTTCATCCACTTTCAGCAGTTTCACTGAAAAAAGAAGTCAATAATAGTCAGAAGGTAATAGTATAATTGAACAGTGAATATACTCACAAAGTAccaatgatgaaaaatacttaCAATCAACAGTTGTATTCAATGTTTTCTGATTGACGGTTTCATTGTGTATACATTCGTTATCAATTCGTTTCACATGTTGATTATCCAGACATTCACTGGATTCGTCATTATCCTCCTCATCATCGCGTGACTTCGGCGAGTATGACTTCCAATCTTGTAAAGACACCGCATCCGAACTATCGACCGTGATCACCAGGTGGCGCTCTTCGTACGGTTTCACCGTCTGCCAGAGGTCCTCGTCGAAGTCGCCGAGATCGGATGTAGATACCCCGCCGTGTAGTAGCTGATATTCCATCACTTTTCGGTTGGTTTTCTTCGCGTTATCGCTTGCGGACGAGGTCGCGCGATAGCTGACTTCATGTCGCGAATACGCGTCTTTTTGCGACGTCAAATTCGACAACGACGCCGATAAAAAGGCGCCATCTGACATCGATCGTTGGCGTCGTTTCTGTTGCGGAGTTCCGCACGGTTGGTAATCGGTCGAGTGACGAGTTTTCGTCGATTGTTTCGATAACAGCGACGACGTGCTGCGTCGATGTTGATTATCTCCGCCGACGAGGAATCCATCTCGAATCACGTTTATAATCCGTCCGCTCGTCGGTTTCAACCGGCGCGCCGAATAAACCTCGGCGATGCTCTCCGACAATCGTTTACGGATAATAAACGGACTTACCGTCGGACTCGTCGTCGAACCGTCGCTGCTTGCTCCCGGACTCGGTGTTCGGCGGTAATCGTTATTAATACTTTCCGACGATAATAGATGGCGACTCGTGTGACATACTTCGTGAGCTTTACGGAAGCAATAATGATGCGCTATGTAGTTATGATGGATGACTTCGGGTAGAGAATTATAACCAGTTTTGATCGGTGCGATGACCGGGTTTAAACATATATC
This window harbors:
- the LOC141907111 gene encoding uncharacterized protein LOC141907111 isoform X2 — encoded protein: MSSTRNEPDETCFETIALDDKCCDLCGRDTGEKIEPCDICLNPVIAPIKTGYNSLPEVIHHNYIAHHYCFRKAHEVCHTSRHLLSSDGSTTSPTVSPFIIRKRLSESIAEVYSARRLKPTSGRIINVIRDGFLVGGDNQHRRSTSSLLSKQSTKTRHSTDYQPCGTPQQKRRQRSMSDGAFLSASLSNLTSQKDAYSRHEVSYRATSSASDNAKKTNRKVMEYQLLHGGVSTSDLGDFDEDLWQTVKPYEERHLVITVDSSDAVSLQDWKSYSPKSRDDEEDNDESSECLDNQHVKRIDNECIHNETVNQKTLNTTVDLKLLKVDELRLQKNMLDQRVHCISSELVDLLQKNFSLKEEIDIRHVVIRKLVQLEEEGLH
- the LOC141907111 gene encoding uncharacterized protein LOC141907111 isoform X1; translation: MSSTRNEPDETCFETIALDDKCCDLCGRDTGEKIEPCDICLNPVIAPIKTGYNSLPEVIHHNYIAHHYCFRKAHEVCHTSRHLLSSESINNDYRRTPSPGASSDGSTTSPTVSPFIIRKRLSESIAEVYSARRLKPTSGRIINVIRDGFLVGGDNQHRRSTSSLLSKQSTKTRHSTDYQPCGTPQQKRRQRSMSDGAFLSASLSNLTSQKDAYSRHEVSYRATSSASDNAKKTNRKVMEYQLLHGGVSTSDLGDFDEDLWQTVKPYEERHLVITVDSSDAVSLQDWKSYSPKSRDDEEDNDESSECLDNQHVKRIDNECIHNETVNQKTLNTTVDLKLLKVDELRLQKNMLDQRVHCISSELVDLLQKNFSLKEEIDIRHVVIRKLVQLEEEGLH